GTTCTGAGAACCGCGGGGCCTGTACGTTTCTCTATTATCGTTTCCCCATAAACACGAGTGGGACGAGTAGAAGCGCCAGAGTGCATGATGTAGCTCCGACGTTACAGCCGCTGCTGGTCCCTTCGGTTTTTTCGCCGAAGTTCGACGTGACGTCTCCCGAGCCGGATGACTGGATATCCATGGATGTCACCTTTCCCGACGAAGAGAAGTCAAGGCGGTTAAGATCGATATCCCTTCGCAGTTCGTTATTTACAGCGGTCCAGGATAGATTGAGATCCTTAAGGTCGTAGACGATGGTCCAATCCGTCGGCGAGTCCGAGCCCTTGGTCCCTTCCGTCTGAGCCACCTTTCCCATTACGAAAAATCCGTCGTCTTTGGATATGTCCTCTTTCGCCATTACCTTTTCCGAAAAATAAACGTCGCGAACGAATCTTACGTCGGACGTCCTTTTGTGTTCGTCGGAAGGAATGGGCAGAGTGCCTCCGAATCCCTGATACCTAGCCAAGTTGGCGTAACTGGGGCCGTAATAATCGTTGGTCATGCACTTTTTGCCCGGATAGTTGACTGAGATCGTCCCCGAGTTTTCCGGAGGGAATTCCACGATGGCGCAGTTTCCCTCTTTGTCTGCGAGAAACCAGTGCATATCGCAGGAGAGCTCATCGTCTATGACCAATCCGGTAATCCCGAATTCGTTGAATTTGCTTAAAGCCTCCGACACGTTTGAGCAAGTGTCCAGCAGAACCCTTACCACCTCTATGCAGCTGAGAAAAGGCTTGCTTCCAGGTCCGGGATATTTCGGCGGGTCCACGAACAGCGTGGCCGCATAGAAACCCGCTTCGTTGAGTCCGCATCCGGGAGCGCTGAGCTCCCCATACGAGCGAGTCTCCACCACAAGGTCGAAAGTTATGCTTCCGTAGGAGGAGGTCCAAGTATACGGAGTGGAACCGTCGGGGGAAAGCATGGCTGTTTTCTCTATCCCACTCAGGTTCTTCAAGACCATCCCGGTTGGTTCCGGCCAGTCCATGTTTCTGGCGATCAAGGTTTTTTGGTCGTTTCCCAGAAGAGATATGGAACATGCCGATCCCTTCATGGTTAAGCTCGAAAAAATGATCAATAATACCAAGGTTATTCGTAGTTTTTTCACGATCATATCTCCCTTCGTTTTTACGCCAGCGATCGACGACTTATTACAGGGACTATCTTTAGCTTGGAACGGCAGTATAAAACTATAGTAAATTATAGCTTATTCTTCTGGGAAATCGATGGCGATCCCGCTCTCGGGGCCGCCTTACCTCTAAGATGAGCCAGAGATTCTCTTGACAGGTAGGAGAGAATCGATTAGTTTGGTCAATCGAACTTATGTGTGGACGAGGTTCTCGTATTCGAATATAAAAGCAGAAAGAAGGGAAGAGACGATGAGAAAAGAACTGCCTAAGGTGAATTCGGATTGGGGAAGGTTTTTTATGTTTCAGCGGGAGACTCTCCGATGGGAACTGCTTAAGACCGCAATAGAGCTCGGCCTGTTCGATCTGACGACCGATGCCGTTACCTCCGACGATGTGGCCGACGGGCTGTCCCTCCATAGGGAAAACACCGAGCATATGATGAACGCCTTGGTCGCTTTGGGATGTCTGTCGAAGGAAGATGGAAAGTACGCAAACAGCGGACAGGCCGAGTTGTTCCTCACGTCAGAAGGCGAGACCTCGCTGGGCGAGTCCTTGCTGTATATGGAAAAATGGATGTTGCCCGTCATGAACGGAGGGATGAAGGACCTGGTGAAAAACGGTCCCAGGGAGAGAAAGAACATAGCCGATCCTGCCATATGGGAGCAGGGGGCGCGTATAACCGTCAATCATTCCCGTTGCGGTCGCGCTCAGTTCATAGCCGAGAGGGTGTCCGAACTGCCGGAGTTCCAGTCGTTTGGCAGCATGCTGGATCTCGGTGCCGGGCCCGGGATAATCGCCGTCGCCGTGACCTCGGTCCACGATTCGATGAAATCCGTGGTTCTCGACCAGTCTCCGGTGGCCAAGGTGGCCGAGGAGATCGTCCGAGAGTACGGTATGGAGGACCGTATGACAGTGAGGTCCGGCGACTACATGAAAGACGATATCGGCTCCGGTTACGACCTGATAATGGCTAATTTCACCTTGAATTTTTATCGTGACGACCTGTCCTCCATAATGACGAAGGTGCGGGATGCGCTCAACCCCGGCGGTGTTTTCGTGGTCATGTCCGACGGAATCAGTTTCGACGGCACTGGCCCGGCGGACAGCGTTCTGAGCTGGTTGCCCACCACGTTGCAGGGCGAGGATATGTCCATCAGGACCGGCCAGATCTCGAATGCCATGCTGGAGGCAGGTTTCGGGTCGACGGAGGTCAGGGTTCTCCCCGACGAGGGCGGCATGCAGGGCCACGGCCCGGTGGAGATGACCGTGGGAAGGAAGAAGGCGTAGCCGGTTCGTGACGGACCGTCTACGCCTTTTTCAGTATGGTTTTACTTAAGACCGTTGTAGATGATAACAAGTATGGCGGCGGGGGCCACCACCTTGAGGATCCAGGTCCAGGGCGAGAGCAGGGCGAAGGGGCGGCTGCCGTCGTTGGTGACTTCCTTCTTCATCCTGTCCCCTACTACCCACCCTGCGAAGATGCAGATCAGTATGCCGCAGGTGGTGAGCAGCAGGTTGTTGCAGAGCCAGTCAAGGCCGTCCAGAAAGCCCATGCCGAAGAGCTTTATGTCCATGGCCCCGTTTGAGAGGGCCGAGGGGATGCCTACGAGAAAGATGGCGATGCCCATGATCCATGACGATCTGGCCCTGGTCCACTTGAGCTCGTCCATACAGTAGGAGATGACCACCTCGAATAGCGACACCGAGGAGGTCAGTGCCGCTATGAACAGCAGGGCGAAGAATAGAGCGGACCAGACCGGTCCTCCCCACATCTTGGAGAACACCGCCGGAAGGGCTATGAAGGACAGCCCTGCCCCGGCCCCTGCGTCCACACCGAAGGCGAAGACGGTGGGAAATATCACCAGCCCGGAGAGAAACGCCACCATGGTGTCCAGAAAGGTGACTGTGGCCACCGATTTAGGCAGGTCCTCGTCGTTGGAGATGTAGCTTCCGTAGGTGATCAGTATTCCCATGCCGAGAGAGAGGGAGTAGAAAGCCTGTCCCAGGGCGTCTATGACGGTTGTTCCCGTGACCTTTGAGAAGTCCGGCTTTAGATAGAAGGCCACTCCCTCCGCCGCTCCGGGCAGTGTGAGGGCCCTGACCATGAGGATTATCAGTATTATGAAAAGTCCGGG
The genomic region above belongs to Dethiosulfovibrio faecalis and contains:
- a CDS encoding linear amide C-N hydrolase, which gives rise to MKKLRITLVLLIIFSSLTMKGSACSISLLGNDQKTLIARNMDWPEPTGMVLKNLSGIEKTAMLSPDGSTPYTWTSSYGSITFDLVVETRSYGELSAPGCGLNEAGFYAATLFVDPPKYPGPGSKPFLSCIEVVRVLLDTCSNVSEALSKFNEFGITGLVIDDELSCDMHWFLADKEGNCAIVEFPPENSGTISVNYPGKKCMTNDYYGPSYANLARYQGFGGTLPIPSDEHKRTSDVRFVRDVYFSEKVMAKEDISKDDGFFVMGKVAQTEGTKGSDSPTDWTIVYDLKDLNLSWTAVNNELRRDIDLNRLDFSSSGKVTSMDIQSSGSGDVTSNFGEKTEGTSSGCNVGATSCTLALLLVPLVFMGKR
- a CDS encoding acetylserotonin O-methyltransferase, translating into MRKELPKVNSDWGRFFMFQRETLRWELLKTAIELGLFDLTTDAVTSDDVADGLSLHRENTEHMMNALVALGCLSKEDGKYANSGQAELFLTSEGETSLGESLLYMEKWMLPVMNGGMKDLVKNGPRERKNIADPAIWEQGARITVNHSRCGRAQFIAERVSELPEFQSFGSMLDLGAGPGIIAVAVTSVHDSMKSVVLDQSPVAKVAEEIVREYGMEDRMTVRSGDYMKDDIGSGYDLIMANFTLNFYRDDLSSIMTKVRDALNPGGVFVVMSDGISFDGTGPADSVLSWLPTTLQGEDMSIRTGQISNAMLEAGFGSTEVRVLPDEGGMQGHGPVEMTVGRKKA
- a CDS encoding sodium-dependent transporter, with product MSGNGNGTEREQWGSRMGFMLAAAGSAVGLGNIWRFPYVTGKNGGAAFLIIYLAMVFCIGASVMLAEFAIGRASKRNSVGAFRKLKGGAWPIVGWLGLIVAFLILSYYAVIGGWTLAYIFKSFTGLMTAGGVEDVQNIFLTFIADPVQVIAAFFVFMALVVVVVYRGVGEGIEKYCKVLMPGLFIILIILMVRALTLPGAAEGVAFYLKPDFSKVTGTTVIDALGQAFYSLSLGMGILITYGSYISNDEDLPKSVATVTFLDTMVAFLSGLVIFPTVFAFGVDAGAGAGLSFIALPAVFSKMWGGPVWSALFFALLFIAALTSSVSLFEVVISYCMDELKWTRARSSWIMGIAIFLVGIPSALSNGAMDIKLFGMGFLDGLDWLCNNLLLTTCGILICIFAGWVVGDRMKKEVTNDGSRPFALLSPWTWILKVVAPAAILVIIYNGLK